The proteins below are encoded in one region of Clostridia bacterium:
- a CDS encoding FAD binding domain-containing protein, producing MEQFLFETPRSVKELIVYLKNADVNTYILSGGTDLTIKLRNRGIYSGRIIDMSGISELEHIKIDDGFIKIGANVTFAEIGESEIINKYAACVGQAARQVGSQQIRNAASMAGNIANSSPRGDSIPALLAVNALIRTINSNGKTTLRTIDEIVIGISKNSLKKDEAIIEMLIPYVNGGCRSAFSKYGRESSRTTVVIANINVAAAVKYDSSTGVIEDASIVIGSAAPIPYHAVMAENALRGSKPTVELGYRFVSALQDHVKDSINGVKRYENKIDEVTGAGIDIYNMLFGDMLTGGER from the coding sequence ATGGAACAGTTTCTGTTTGAAACTCCTAGGAGTGTAAAGGAGCTTATAGTCTACCTTAAAAATGCGGATGTCAACACATATATTTTAAGCGGCGGAACCGATTTAACAATAAAGCTCAGAAACCGCGGCATCTATTCCGGCAGGATAATCGATATGTCCGGAATAAGTGAGCTTGAGCATATTAAAATTGATGACGGCTTTATAAAGATAGGTGCAAATGTTACCTTCGCTGAAATAGGAGAAAGTGAAATCATAAACAAATATGCTGCATGTGTTGGGCAAGCCGCAAGGCAGGTTGGTTCACAGCAGATACGGAATGCTGCGAGCATGGCAGGAAATATTGCAAACAGCTCTCCCAGAGGGGATTCCATTCCTGCACTTCTTGCCGTAAATGCACTGATTAGAACAATTAACAGCAATGGTAAAACAACTTTAAGAACTATAGATGAAATTGTCATAGGAATAAGTAAAAACAGCCTAAAAAAAGATGAGGCTATTATAGAGATGCTGATTCCATATGTAAATGGCGGCTGTAGAAGTGCTTTCAGCAAGTACGGCAGGGAAAGCAGCAGAACAACAGTTGTAATTGCAAACATCAATGTAGCTGCTGCAGTAAAATATGATAGCAGCACTGGTGTAATAGAAGATGCAAGTATTGTAATTGGATCTGCAGCCCCGATTCCATATCATGCGGTAATGGCGGAGAACGCCTTAAGGGGCAGCAAACCGACTGTGGAACTGGGCTATAGGTTTGTATCTGCGCTTCAGGATCATGTCAAAGACTCAATAAACGGGGTAAAGAGATATGAGAACAAGATAGATGAAGTAACAGGTGCTGGTATTGATATTTATAATATGCTGTTTGGGGATATGCTTACCGGGGGTGAAAGATAG
- a CDS encoding (2Fe-2S)-binding protein, with protein sequence MRVEMIVNGNKYSLEVEPERRLLDVLREDIGLTGTKEGCGEGECGACTVIMDGLAVNSCLIMIGQIGGKEIITVEGLEKDGELDRLQKAFISNGAVQCGYCTPGMLMSSKALLMKNPHPTEEEIRVAISGNLCRCTGYTKIVAAVKEVSQDA encoded by the coding sequence ATGCGGGTTGAAATGATAGTAAATGGTAATAAGTATTCGCTGGAGGTTGAGCCGGAAAGACGGCTCTTGGATGTACTGAGGGAGGATATTGGCCTGACGGGTACGAAGGAAGGCTGCGGAGAAGGCGAGTGCGGAGCATGTACTGTGATAATGGATGGTCTGGCAGTCAACTCCTGCTTGATAATGATTGGACAGATAGGCGGAAAGGAAATTATCACTGTAGAAGGGCTGGAAAAGGACGGGGAGCTTGACAGGCTTCAAAAGGCATTTATAAGCAATGGTGCTGTTCAATGCGGGTATTGTACTCCGGGTATGCTTATGTCCAGTAAAGCACTTTTGATGAAAAACCCTCACCCTACAGAGGAAGAAATAAGGGTCGCCATATCTGGAAATTTGTGTAGATGTACAGGCTATACCAAAATTGTAGCGGCAGTTAAAGAGGTGTCACAGGATGCATAA
- a CDS encoding glycine betaine ABC transporter substrate-binding protein, whose translation MREKSHRLHRVLLLCFVIVALNLVHYLALAKLAGTVSEVSFLGIQVLCCIAVIMFMKESRGKKDDGLLDELSSYNFNVIQNNKQSASSEDGKILEIMNSLKAISVDVMAAAKTVESSGDLLYEDTKAIEESAKHVAAAVNDVAQGNTHIAEMVQDAAMEIIRTGDFIQSIDKDALTIRKGMQNSVQTVTEGNEVLKEQKRVVLDTTEKFNDIQHAVSGLNQSTMEIKNIIGTISQVSEETNLLALNAAIEAARAGEAGKGFAVVAGEIRKLADNTKNSTLEIKGLIDKIVNEVSSIVETVQSGSETIMGQRVAIEHTEKAFGNIHSSIEAITDQVESISGKTNQLTTFSKNISGVMEDISAATEQTAAGAEEVSASVQEQVFSIAMINERVAEFSSKTVKISEQMKQFKYIKVAHREYEDAIMQVEVFKELVRRKLGLVVEGIPVPSGALYKAVADGSIDGTLGPWLPLSGKAFMEKYQKDFEYLGPNMHGCKSGIIVPRYVSIDRIADMNKYVREFGGRIYSPERKLATGMQLINTINEYGLAGFEPDFGTENTMLEALDKRYKNKEWVAVTGWQPHWKFGFYELKFLQDPKETMGPEEYTATIVRKGLKEENPELYKLFKDFKLDIQVLNTAICKVHTGMSRAQAASELADSIIK comes from the coding sequence ATGAGAGAAAAAAGTCACCGTTTGCATCGAGTTCTTTTACTATGTTTTGTCATAGTAGCATTGAACCTGGTCCATTATTTAGCGTTGGCAAAGTTGGCGGGGACTGTAAGTGAAGTCTCCTTTTTAGGGATTCAGGTCCTCTGCTGCATAGCTGTTATCATGTTCATGAAGGAAAGCCGCGGTAAAAAGGATGATGGGCTTTTGGATGAGCTGAGCAGTTACAATTTCAACGTTATTCAGAATAATAAGCAAAGTGCTTCTTCTGAAGATGGAAAAATATTAGAGATTATGAACAGCCTGAAAGCAATTTCTGTGGATGTAATGGCGGCAGCCAAAACGGTTGAAAGCTCTGGGGATCTTCTGTACGAGGATACAAAAGCAATAGAAGAGTCTGCAAAACATGTAGCTGCAGCGGTCAATGACGTAGCACAGGGTAATACTCATATAGCGGAGATGGTTCAGGATGCGGCCATGGAAATTATACGTACTGGAGATTTTATACAATCCATTGATAAGGATGCTTTAACCATTAGAAAAGGCATGCAGAACTCGGTTCAAACAGTTACAGAAGGTAATGAGGTTCTGAAGGAGCAGAAGAGGGTAGTGTTAGATACAACAGAGAAATTTAATGACATTCAACATGCCGTCTCAGGTCTTAACCAAAGTACCATGGAAATAAAGAATATTATCGGAACTATCTCTCAGGTATCGGAGGAGACCAATCTGCTTGCGCTGAATGCCGCAATAGAGGCCGCCAGGGCAGGAGAGGCGGGTAAGGGATTTGCTGTTGTGGCTGGTGAAATCAGAAAGCTGGCAGACAACACCAAGAACTCTACTCTGGAGATTAAAGGACTTATTGACAAAATAGTAAATGAGGTTTCATCCATAGTTGAGACCGTCCAGAGTGGAAGCGAAACCATAATGGGGCAGCGGGTTGCTATTGAACACACAGAAAAAGCCTTCGGGAATATTCATTCGTCTATTGAGGCCATTACTGACCAGGTTGAGAGTATTAGCGGAAAGACAAATCAGCTGACAACCTTCAGTAAGAATATCAGTGGCGTTATGGAGGATATTTCTGCAGCAACCGAGCAAACAGCAGCCGGGGCTGAGGAAGTGTCAGCCAGCGTACAGGAGCAGGTGTTCTCAATAGCTATGATTAATGAGAGAGTCGCAGAGTTTAGCTCAAAAACAGTCAAAATATCAGAACAGATGAAACAGTTCAAATATATTAAAGTAGCCCACAGAGAATATGAGGACGCCATAATGCAGGTTGAAGTGTTCAAGGAGTTGGTGAGAAGGAAGCTGGGGCTGGTTGTGGAAGGTATTCCCGTACCCTCGGGGGCATTGTACAAAGCAGTTGCAGACGGAAGCATAGATGGTACTTTAGGTCCATGGCTACCCTTGTCCGGTAAGGCTTTCATGGAAAAATACCAGAAGGATTTTGAATACTTGGGACCCAATATGCATGGCTGCAAAAGCGGGATTATTGTACCAAGATATGTCAGCATAGATAGGATAGCGGATATGAATAAGTATGTCCGTGAGTTCGGAGGCAGGATATACTCACCTGAAAGAAAGCTGGCTACCGGGATGCAGCTTATCAATACCATTAATGAGTACGGTCTGGCAGGTTTTGAGCCGGACTTCGGCACTGAGAATACCATGCTGGAAGCACTGGATAAACGCTACAAAAACAAGGAATGGGTGGCAGTAACAGGGTGGCAGCCACACTGGAAATTTGGTTTCTATGAGCTTAAATTCCTGCAGGATCCCAAGGAGACCATGGGACCGGAGGAATATACTGCAACCATTGTCCGTAAAGGTCTTAAGGAAGAAAATCCAGAGCTTTATAAGCTGTTTAAGGACTTCAAGTTGGATATTCAGGTGTTAAATACAGCCATATGCAAAGTGCATACAGGCATGTCACGTGCCCAGGCAGCTTCCGAGCTGGCAGATTCAATTATAAAATAA
- a CDS encoding BCCT family transporter: MKSKIRPIVFWPSFIILIAAVIFSLVNLETFSSTLSKVTVWSMGFFGAGYELLTVIMMFVCIAVFLMPFGRVRIGGGQAQAPYGLFSYFTMCLAMTVATGILFWGALEPIFHVTQPPASYGITPGSPESAVFAMSTIFLHWTFTPYAIYGVPTVLFAFVYYNMKKSFTVSSMLSPILGDKTEGRIGQIVDSIIVLAMVCGVATTLGVGTMMITGGLRTVFGIPSNIWIWLCVCGGIVLAFVISAIAGISDGLKHLAKFNFFIFLFLLGWVIVFGSALYCINLGLEGFGDFLGNFFQKNFFTGAAAGDQWPVWWTIWYYAIWMAWAPVSAVFLGRISYGYKVRTVIGINVFVSALFSVIWFTFFSGTAIHMEIVQQLGLGQVLATQGNEMVTYAFFGGLPLGKLISGVFVITAFITFVAGADAMCATLAGLSTYGISPDNPESSRSLKIIWGVVLGAVAWITMSFAGLDGLKALSNLGGIPTLLLLVPVTWALIKVAANPFKYDTFKEDYDVYGQPKREIVNPLAEAAASTSAEAASTNN, from the coding sequence ATGAAATCAAAAATCAGACCGATAGTTTTTTGGCCATCTTTCATTATTCTTATTGCGGCTGTGATCTTTAGTTTAGTAAATCTTGAAACATTTTCCTCCACTCTTTCAAAGGTTACCGTGTGGTCAATGGGTTTCTTTGGAGCAGGTTATGAATTGCTTACTGTCATAATGATGTTTGTGTGCATAGCAGTCTTTCTAATGCCCTTTGGCAGAGTCCGAATAGGCGGTGGTCAGGCTCAGGCACCTTATGGACTATTTTCTTATTTTACTATGTGTCTTGCAATGACAGTAGCAACAGGTATCCTTTTCTGGGGCGCATTAGAGCCTATATTCCATGTGACACAGCCTCCGGCATCATACGGAATTACCCCTGGATCACCTGAGTCAGCTGTCTTCGCTATGTCCACCATATTCCTTCACTGGACATTTACGCCCTATGCCATATATGGCGTACCGACAGTATTATTCGCATTCGTATATTACAACATGAAAAAGTCATTTACAGTATCCTCCATGCTATCCCCTATATTGGGCGATAAAACAGAAGGCAGAATAGGTCAGATAGTAGACTCCATCATAGTTCTTGCAATGGTATGTGGTGTTGCCACAACCCTTGGCGTTGGAACAATGATGATTACCGGTGGTCTCAGAACTGTATTCGGCATTCCGAGCAATATTTGGATTTGGCTTTGTGTATGCGGCGGCATCGTGCTTGCTTTTGTAATTTCAGCAATAGCAGGCATTTCAGATGGTCTGAAGCACTTGGCAAAGTTTAATTTCTTCATATTCCTTTTCCTGTTGGGCTGGGTCATCGTATTCGGTTCCGCTCTCTACTGCATCAACCTTGGACTGGAAGGCTTCGGAGACTTCTTAGGCAATTTCTTCCAGAAAAACTTCTTCACAGGCGCAGCAGCAGGCGATCAATGGCCTGTATGGTGGACTATATGGTATTATGCAATATGGATGGCATGGGCGCCTGTCAGCGCAGTATTCCTTGGCCGTATCTCCTACGGCTACAAGGTCAGAACTGTTATCGGCATCAATGTTTTCGTATCTGCACTCTTCAGTGTAATTTGGTTCACTTTCTTCAGCGGTACTGCAATCCATATGGAAATAGTACAGCAGTTAGGTCTTGGACAAGTGCTGGCGACTCAAGGAAATGAAATGGTAACCTATGCATTCTTCGGAGGCTTGCCATTAGGGAAGCTTATAAGCGGTGTATTCGTTATTACAGCTTTTATAACCTTTGTTGCCGGTGCAGATGCAATGTGCGCAACACTGGCTGGTCTAAGCACCTATGGTATTTCTCCTGATAATCCGGAATCCTCACGTTCTTTGAAGATTATATGGGGTGTTGTACTTGGTGCCGTTGCCTGGATTACCATGAGCTTTGCAGGTCTTGACGGACTTAAGGCACTCTCCAATTTGGGCGGTATTCCTACCTTGCTCTTACTGGTACCTGTAACCTGGGCATTAATAAAGGTAGCAGCAAACCCATTCAAGTATGATACTTTCAAGGAAGACTATGATGTTTACGGACAGCCTAAGAGGGAGATTGTAAATCCTCTTGCTGAGGCTGCTGCTTCAACAAGTGCTGAAGCAGCAAGCACAAACAACTAA
- a CDS encoding AAA family ATPase, with the protein MNTVTCKLFGTPEVLKNGEKIIFPYKKAEALFYYLMVKKQCFRDTIVEMLWGSVEEEIAKKSLRNAMYVVNKTFGDNVLVSPKRAIIMLNPEYEFITDVEVFLAGEDCGSIEAYTGEYLEGFLVKDADSFDKWIFSARDQYSDAYVNKLHKQIQKCIKEKKLGEVEFFCKNLIKIDEFNEKAYRILMNVYRKMGLYDKSIDVFNNLLKLLRSELSITPDQRTTELLGEILKEKATRQTSSRNEAEEFFYGRQEELELLGENYYRFISEKKGKSIVILGEAGLGKTALINRHLKAMEDEKLIVMKTNCYQAEENYLLKPWSDILYQLSKVIEAENIEIPVLLQRVVSHIFPAFAVKDDYVEQNPIEQIDILKYQVAEKAIIDIFKHVAKKKKIVLVFEDLQWADTMSFSLINEIIMDNKNQTMSFIISARTGHGGKIEKLLVDPKVYGLIQSIELKRFNREETMEFASGMMPKLNINSEMGNSIYRETEGNTFFIVEFLNNLKHNEKFYSISPKMQDIIQSRFLSVSEEGMKILNITSLFFDMVTLEELLEVSGKSELELLDIISGLEEKNLIKEIGEINNVGFAFTHQKLREFVYSQLSNSKRKILHSRIARLLEENLKGDRRDCILYSRLIHHYKSAGKRLPALNYTIKNLEYYLCLSQEIFPVFSEENIPKMTFMEMSEEQRQKELLQVQNMIAEIRNEEGNSRELDRLELAYIHMIGRGYVWSGQYRKGLAAIRRMTDRALVLGECSFALKGYRQMIYFAINTCNVKLMENHIEEAIKAAERCQLQGELAILTRLKGMHRVMDGRFAEGEEILKHSIVMFEQLEEKESYLLNIAAAYNFIGECRRRRKEFSSAIPYYDKAIAICKEKGFEQGLPVISTYAGQTAYDMKDYKKAKVYLAQAIEGYNKLNTLWERSTAYGYMAMLLVKERSFDEAKNCLKSAQVYADLVKSPYEKALLFRSQGEISRLMEYDTEMRQILSDILDKSAEEYCDTGLRLMKKAKNCYESDIMLNLRNA; encoded by the coding sequence ATGAATACTGTTACCTGCAAGCTTTTTGGAACACCCGAAGTACTGAAAAACGGAGAAAAGATAATATTCCCATATAAAAAGGCGGAGGCGCTCTTTTATTATCTCATGGTCAAGAAACAATGCTTCAGAGATACCATTGTGGAAATGCTATGGGGATCGGTAGAAGAAGAGATAGCCAAGAAGAGTCTCAGAAATGCAATGTATGTTGTGAACAAAACCTTTGGAGATAATGTACTGGTCTCCCCCAAACGTGCAATAATCATGTTGAACCCCGAATATGAATTTATAACGGATGTTGAAGTGTTTTTAGCAGGGGAGGACTGTGGGAGCATAGAGGCTTATACGGGCGAATATCTGGAAGGATTTTTAGTAAAGGATGCGGACAGCTTTGACAAATGGATATTTTCTGCAAGGGATCAATATAGTGACGCATACGTTAACAAACTCCATAAGCAGATACAAAAGTGTATAAAAGAGAAAAAACTTGGAGAAGTGGAGTTCTTCTGCAAGAATCTTATCAAAATAGACGAATTCAACGAAAAAGCTTATAGGATTCTGATGAATGTTTACAGGAAAATGGGGCTCTATGACAAGAGCATAGATGTGTTCAACAACCTTTTAAAGCTATTAAGAAGCGAGCTTTCAATCACTCCTGATCAAAGAACTACTGAGCTTCTTGGAGAGATTTTGAAGGAAAAGGCTACAAGACAGACATCTTCAAGGAATGAAGCAGAGGAGTTCTTTTACGGACGACAAGAGGAGCTAGAGCTTCTAGGCGAGAATTATTATAGATTTATAAGCGAGAAAAAGGGAAAATCAATTGTGATACTTGGCGAGGCCGGACTTGGTAAAACTGCATTGATCAACAGACATCTAAAGGCTATGGAGGATGAAAAGCTCATAGTAATGAAAACCAACTGCTACCAGGCTGAGGAGAATTACTTGCTGAAACCGTGGAGCGATATATTATACCAGCTTTCCAAGGTGATTGAAGCGGAAAATATCGAAATTCCTGTACTGCTGCAGAGAGTTGTCAGTCATATATTCCCAGCCTTTGCGGTAAAGGATGATTATGTAGAGCAAAACCCCATTGAACAGATAGACATACTGAAATATCAAGTGGCAGAAAAAGCCATCATAGATATTTTCAAGCATGTCGCTAAGAAAAAGAAGATAGTGCTTGTATTTGAAGATCTTCAATGGGCTGACACAATGAGCTTCTCTCTGATAAATGAAATAATTATGGATAATAAGAACCAAACAATGTCTTTTATTATTTCTGCCAGGACAGGCCATGGGGGCAAAATTGAAAAGCTTTTAGTGGACCCTAAAGTGTATGGCTTGATTCAGTCAATTGAACTAAAACGTTTCAATAGGGAAGAGACAATGGAATTCGCCAGTGGAATGATGCCAAAGCTCAACATTAACAGCGAGATGGGGAATTCGATATATAGAGAAACTGAAGGAAACACATTCTTTATAGTAGAGTTTCTAAACAATTTAAAGCATAATGAAAAGTTTTATTCCATTTCGCCTAAGATGCAGGACATTATACAGAGCAGATTCCTAAGCGTATCTGAAGAAGGTATGAAAATACTTAACATTACTTCATTGTTTTTTGATATGGTTACCTTGGAGGAGCTCTTGGAAGTCAGTGGGAAAAGTGAACTGGAGCTGCTGGATATAATAAGTGGGCTTGAGGAAAAGAATCTCATCAAGGAGATAGGGGAAATCAACAACGTTGGTTTTGCATTTACCCACCAGAAGCTTAGAGAATTTGTGTATTCCCAGCTTTCAAATTCGAAAAGGAAAATCCTTCATTCGAGGATAGCAAGGCTTCTGGAGGAAAATCTCAAAGGTGACAGGAGAGACTGCATCCTTTATTCAAGGCTTATACACCATTACAAAAGTGCCGGCAAAAGGCTTCCTGCACTGAATTATACCATCAAGAACCTCGAATACTATCTATGCCTGAGCCAGGAAATATTCCCCGTATTTTCAGAGGAGAACATTCCCAAGATGACATTCATGGAAATGAGTGAGGAACAAAGGCAGAAGGAACTGCTTCAGGTTCAGAATATGATAGCGGAGATAAGGAATGAGGAAGGAAACAGCAGGGAGCTGGATAGATTGGAACTGGCATACATACACATGATTGGCAGAGGATATGTCTGGTCTGGGCAGTACCGGAAAGGCCTGGCGGCCATCCGAAGGATGACGGACAGGGCTTTGGTTCTGGGAGAATGCAGCTTTGCCCTAAAGGGCTACCGTCAAATGATATATTTTGCCATCAATACCTGCAATGTGAAGCTGATGGAAAACCACATTGAAGAAGCAATCAAGGCTGCGGAGCGGTGTCAGCTGCAGGGAGAACTGGCAATACTCACACGGCTTAAGGGCATGCATAGGGTAATGGATGGGCGGTTTGCTGAAGGTGAGGAAATCCTGAAGCATTCTATAGTGATGTTTGAGCAGCTGGAGGAGAAGGAGAGTTATCTTCTGAATATTGCTGCTGCTTATAACTTTATTGGTGAATGCAGACGAAGAAGAAAAGAATTCTCCAGTGCTATACCCTATTATGACAAGGCAATCGCAATATGCAAGGAAAAAGGCTTTGAGCAGGGGCTGCCGGTAATCAGTACCTATGCGGGGCAAACTGCTTACGACATGAAGGATTACAAAAAGGCAAAAGTTTATCTGGCACAGGCCATAGAAGGATATAATAAGCTGAATACCTTGTGGGAGCGTTCCACTGCATATGGTTACATGGCGATGCTATTAGTTAAGGAGCGCAGCTTTGATGAGGCCAAGAATTGCCTGAAGAGTGCACAGGTTTATGCCGACCTGGTAAAAAGCCCTTATGAGAAGGCTTTGCTGTTTAGGTCCCAGGGAGAAATCAGTAGGCTTATGGAATATGACACTGAAATGAGACAGATTCTTTCTGATATACTGGATAAATCCGCAGAGGAGTACTGCGATACAGGCCTTAGGCTGATGAAGAAGGCAAAGAACTGTTATGAGTCCGACATCATGTTGAATCTGAGAAATGCATAA
- a CDS encoding pyridoxal phosphate-dependent aminotransferase: protein MKHKFLSKRYWNNFSTPMAEVVELAYRYDDIINLSLGDPDLTTDSRIITEAFKDASKGHTRYTDSLGDPELREEISNYYKNSYGYQVGMSEVMAVVGACHGMYLALEAILDDGDEVIVPEPYFTPYAHQIQLAGGRMVTLETFEEEGFQINNERLEALITNRTKAIIINSPNNPTGAYYSRKTLEALAEIAIANDLLIISDDVYGAFSFIEQFYPITTIAGMKERTITVGSFSKDYAMTGWRIGYILAPDYLISCIRDINEGVCFSAPSISQRAAIHALRQREKIQPALVAEYKKRVFYACEHIDKIAGISVLSPQGSFYLFVNIKRTGLTSAEVSRRILEEAHVLVVPGNAFGKSGEGYIRIACTVNVDILRDAFNRIGSMGIFI, encoded by the coding sequence ATGAAGCATAAGTTCCTTTCAAAGCGATATTGGAATAACTTTTCAACACCTATGGCTGAAGTGGTTGAGCTTGCCTACAGATATGATGATATCATCAATCTTAGCCTGGGGGACCCTGATCTGACAACGGACTCCAGAATTATCACTGAGGCTTTCAAGGATGCATCGAAGGGTCATACCAGATATACTGATTCTTTAGGCGACCCGGAGTTGCGGGAAGAGATCAGCAATTACTATAAGAATTCTTATGGATATCAGGTAGGCATGAGTGAGGTTATGGCGGTAGTGGGCGCATGTCATGGAATGTACCTCGCACTTGAAGCTATATTGGATGATGGAGATGAGGTTATCGTACCGGAGCCGTATTTTACACCTTATGCACACCAGATACAGCTTGCGGGGGGCAGGATGGTTACTTTAGAAACCTTTGAAGAAGAGGGCTTTCAGATTAATAATGAAAGATTAGAGGCTTTAATTACTAACCGTACAAAAGCTATTATAATAAATTCGCCCAATAATCCCACAGGGGCGTACTACAGCAGGAAAACCCTTGAAGCTCTTGCGGAAATAGCGATCGCAAATGACCTACTAATCATTTCGGATGATGTATATGGTGCATTTAGCTTTATTGAGCAATTTTATCCTATAACAACAATAGCAGGAATGAAGGAGAGAACAATCACAGTAGGAAGCTTTTCGAAGGACTACGCCATGACAGGGTGGAGGATAGGCTATATATTAGCCCCTGACTATCTGATAAGCTGTATCAGGGATATTAACGAGGGAGTATGCTTTTCTGCACCCTCCATATCTCAAAGGGCTGCAATCCATGCTCTGAGGCAGAGGGAGAAAATACAGCCCGCTCTAGTAGCTGAGTATAAAAAGCGAGTATTTTATGCCTGCGAGCATATTGATAAGATAGCTGGAATATCAGTGCTTTCACCGCAAGGCAGCTTTTATCTCTTTGTCAATATCAAAAGGACAGGGTTGACATCTGCTGAGGTAAGCAGAAGAATTCTGGAAGAAGCTCATGTACTGGTGGTTCCGGGAAACGCCTTTGGAAAAAGTGGAGAGGGATACATACGCATTGCATGTACTGTAAATGTTGATATATTAAGAGACGCTTTTAATAGAATCGGAAGTATGGGAATATTCATATAA
- a CDS encoding amino acid ABC transporter ATP-binding protein, producing MIQAFNLKKEFSSLQVLKGINTKIEQGEVVVVIGPSGSGKSTFLRCLNLLEQPTSGHIIFEGTSTTGKHNDVNKLREKMGMVFQQFNLFPHMTVMENITLAPMKVKKLSKEKAGEIANGLLKRIGLEDKTHAYPNQLSGGQKQRIAIARALAMSPDVMLFDEPTSALDPEMVGEVLDVMKKLASEGMTMVVVTHEMGFAKEVGSRVLFMDEGKIVEEGSPDEVFNNPKHSRTKDFLGKVLS from the coding sequence GTGATTCAAGCATTTAATCTAAAAAAGGAATTTAGCAGCTTGCAAGTATTAAAGGGCATTAATACCAAAATAGAGCAAGGTGAGGTTGTTGTCGTAATTGGCCCCAGCGGGTCTGGGAAAAGCACCTTCCTAAGGTGTCTCAACCTACTTGAGCAACCTACAAGTGGACATATAATATTTGAAGGCACTTCTACAACGGGCAAGCATAATGATGTTAACAAGCTGAGGGAAAAAATGGGAATGGTATTTCAGCAGTTCAATCTGTTTCCTCATATGACTGTCATGGAGAACATTACCCTGGCTCCAATGAAAGTCAAAAAACTGTCTAAGGAAAAAGCAGGAGAAATTGCTAATGGCTTGCTGAAGAGAATAGGGCTGGAAGATAAGACCCATGCATATCCCAATCAGCTTTCTGGAGGGCAGAAGCAAAGAATAGCAATAGCAAGAGCATTAGCCATGTCGCCGGATGTGATGCTTTTTGATGAGCCCACCTCCGCTCTGGACCCTGAAATGGTGGGGGAGGTGCTGGATGTCATGAAGAAGCTGGCTTCAGAGGGTATGACAATGGTTGTGGTTACTCATGAAATGGGCTTTGCCAAGGAAGTAGGCAGCAGGGTGCTGTTTATGGATGAAGGAAAAATTGTGGAGGAAGGAAGTCCGGATGAGGTGTTCAACAATCCGAAGCACTCAAGGACAAAGGATTTCCTGGGAAAAGTATTGAGCTAG
- a CDS encoding amino acid ABC transporter permease, with product MDFSFLQKYYGFFIDGTITTLLLSFFGVAFGALLGVVFALMKLSKNPLLKSFSAAYIEVVRGTPLLVQLYIVYYGLPRLVGIDFDDITLGIIAISLNSAAYVAEIIRAGILSIDKGQMEAARSLGMSHRTAMINIIIPQAFKNILPALGNEFIVLIKESAIVSVIGIHDLMYNTDTVRGNTYKPFAPLVVAAAIYFTITFTLSKLLGLLERRLRTGDSSI from the coding sequence TTGGACTTTTCATTTTTACAGAAATATTACGGATTCTTCATTGATGGAACAATAACAACTTTGCTTTTATCCTTCTTTGGCGTAGCTTTTGGGGCACTCTTAGGCGTGGTATTTGCTTTGATGAAGCTGTCAAAGAATCCATTGCTTAAGAGCTTCTCTGCGGCATATATCGAGGTAGTGAGGGGAACGCCGCTGCTGGTGCAATTATATATAGTTTACTATGGGCTTCCCAGGCTTGTTGGGATTGATTTTGACGATATCACATTAGGTATTATAGCGATTTCCCTGAATAGTGCTGCATATGTAGCAGAAATAATCAGGGCAGGAATTCTATCAATTGATAAAGGTCAGATGGAAGCGGCACGTTCACTGGGAATGTCTCATAGAACGGCAATGATCAATATCATAATCCCGCAGGCCTTCAAAAATATACTGCCTGCTCTGGGAAATGAATTTATCGTATTGATAAAGGAATCGGCAATTGTATCCGTTATTGGCATACATGATTTGATGTATAACACAGACACGGTGAGGGGTAATACTTATAAGCCCTTTGCACCGCTTGTAGTAGCGGCAGCTATTTATTTTACGATAACCTTTACGTTGTCAAAACTGTTGGGTTTACTGGAAAGGAGGCTGAGGACCGGTGATTCAAGCATTTAA